A single genomic interval of Zingiber officinale cultivar Zhangliang chromosome 4A, Zo_v1.1, whole genome shotgun sequence harbors:
- the LOC121973695 gene encoding sugar transport protein MST7-like produces MAGGHVIPVGETKIYPGRLTSYALFACMVASFGGLIFGYDIGISGGVTSMDTFLSKFFPKVLEKEKHVIDSNQYCQFNSVLLSTFTSVLYFAAFVSSFFASSITRRLGRKITMVGGGLIFLVGAIINGVAANVLMLIVGRIFLGLGVGFSSQAVPLYLAEMAPMKIRGTLNISFQMMITVGIFVAHLVNYGTSNINGDLGWRLSLGLAAVPAIIVTVGAFFLPNTPNSMIECNQTEKARTMLREIRGTDDIDLEYEDLVAASKQSQAIKDPFKTLLGRKYRPQLVMSIVIPSLQQLTGINVVMFYAPVLFKTIGFGTQASLMSAVITGFVNLASTFISVLTVDRFGRRILFLEGGVQMTIAQIIVGTLIGWKFGTTGMGYIPKTYAIFIVIFICIFVAAFAWSWGPLGWLVPSEIYPLEVRSAAQSITVSANMFWTYVIAQIFPPMLCSFKFGLFYFFAAWEVIMTVFVYWFLPETKGIPIEEMQTVWKSHWFWAKYVNDDNVDSGHVEISNVSV; encoded by the exons ATGGCGGGTGGACATGTCATCCCCGTGGGCGAGACGAAGATCTACCCCGGAAGATTGACATCCTACGCTTTGTTCGCTTGCATGGTGGCTTCCTTTGGCGGTCTCATCTTCGGCTACGACATTGGAATATCCG GTGGAGTGACATCTATGGACACGTTCTTGTCCAAGTTCTTTCCCAAGGTGTTAGAGAAAGAGAAACACGTCATCGACAGCAACCAGTACTGTCAGTTCAACAGCGTGCTCTTGTCGACCTTCACCTCCGTCCTTTACTTCGCCGCCTTCGTGTCCTCTTTCTTCGCATCCTCAATAACCAGACGCCTCGGCAGGAAGATCACCATGGTCGGCGGCGGTCTCATCTTCCTCGTCGGAGCCATCATCAATGGCGTCGCTGCCAACGTCCTCATGCTGATCGTCGGCCGCATCTTCCTAGGCCTCGGCGTCGGATTCTCCAGCCAG GCGGTGCCACTGTACCTGGCCGAGATGGCTCCGATGAAGATCCGAGGCACTCTCAACATCAGCTTCCAGATGATGATCACCGTCGGAATATTCGTGGCGCATCTGGTGAACTACGGCACCTCCAATATCAACGGCGATCTGGGGTGGCGCCTCAGCCTGGGCCTCGCCGCCGTGCCCGCCATCATCGTCACCGTCGGCGCCTTCTTCCTCCCCAATACGCCCAACTCAATGATCGAGTGCAACCAAACCGAGAAGGCCAGGACCATGCTCCGAGAAATCCGCGGGACGGACGACATCGACCTCGAGTACGAGGACCTCGTCGCCGCCAGCAAGCAATCTCAGGCGATCAAGGATCCGTTCAAGACTTTGCTCGGGAGGAAGTACAGGCCTCAGCTGGTGATGTCCATCGTCATCCCCAGCCTCCAGCAGCTCACCGGAATCAACGTCGTCATGTTCTATGCGCCCGTCCTGTTCAAGACCATCGGCTTCGGCACCCAGGCCTCGCTCATGTCCGCGGTCATCACCGGCTTCGTCAACCTCGCCTCCACCTTCATTTCCGTCCTCACGGTCGACCGCTTCGGCCGCCGTATTCTCTTCCTCGAGGGCGGTGTCCAGATGACCATCGCCCAAATCATCGTCGGAACACTCATCGGCTGGAAGTTCGGCACCACCGGCATGGGCTATATCCCCAAGACCTACGCCATCTTCATCGTCATCTTCATCTGCATCTTCGTCGCCGCCTTCGCATGGTCGTGGGGCCCGCTCGGATGGCTAGTGCCTAGCGAGATCTACCCCTTGGAAGTCAGGTCGGCGGCACAGAGCATCACCGTCTCCGCTAACATGTTCTGGACCTACGTCATCGCCCAGATCTTCCCGCCAATGCTCTGTTCCTTCAAGTTCGGCCTCTTCTACTTTTTCGCTGCATGGGAGGTGATCATGACCGTCTTCGTCTACTGGTTCCTGCCTGAGACTAAGGGAATTCCAATAGAGGAGATGCAAACCGTCTGGAAGAGCCACTGGTTCTGGGCCAAGTACGTCAACGACGACAATGTCGATTCAGGACACGTGGAGATCTCCAACGTCTCGGTCTAG